caatattacaactttcttaaattcccatacaaaaatataataaacaattcaactttttcaaatctcaaaataaaaataatactaaaaaagtatatctaacaatattttattcaactactattcaaaacatctcatctcatctgaactgtctaTCCAAACTCAACCTTAGTCTCACCCTGTGTACCACCACCTAGAAGATGGGTTCCACCCACCAGAAGCAACCTAATGGGAAGAGTAGGAAGGCTCAACTTGTTGACCAGAATAGTTAGTTAGAAAACAGAGATCGTGTTTAGAGTATCGATTTACCCCAGTGAAAGGTATATACAATTTAGATGTCTtgtagtaaaaatataaaataacctTTACAGGCGGTGCCCATCTTTCCTTGTCAGTTTCGGTGTCCATAGCAGCTTCTTTGTTTGCTGGCCTCAAACAATTAGTAGAGTTGGCATTGCATTGCCCATAGTACTTGTTCCCCCTAGATGAATTCACTGAAGGAAACTAGAATCTTTAACTAACATTCTAACCTTAAGAGGCTAACTTTCATTTAGGTAGACAACAAAGACAGAGGTGCATCTTACCATTCACATCTGCTGCTCGAATATTGTGTATATCAGTCAATGATGGACCATCTGTTAACCCATATGAACGAGGCCACAAGTGTTCCCCTGAGAAAATAGCAGCATCAAGACCTCTATTTGGTTGGAACTAGCAAGCTATAAGCCACAGGGATTAATTCAATTAGATTGTCAAACAATTCAGAAGTACATCACGATAGAACAGGTTATAGAATGAGTGGAAAGGCTTTTCTCCATATCAGAATGAGAATGACACTAAATTGGCAGCAATAATCTCATTAAGTAAACAACATACAGCATATAGGCAACTTGAAATATGGGTGGCAGAGTTGCCATCTTGTTTCAATTATATCTGAAAGTACACCTATAATAGTCATAATTGTAATAGTTGAATAGTCATAGCATAATTGAGACTCTAAACGATCAGAATCATTGGTACATGCAGAAAACTAATAACTGACTCACTATTCCATCCCTCTGGCTTTCCTGCTAAACGTTTCGGGACAACTCTCAACGAGTAAATTTCAATTctgcataaaaaaagaaagctcAAATAGTAAGACCTTTATGGTGGATGGAATAATTGGAAAACAAATAGTAAAAGTAGTTGAAGTAACCCGTACATCCCTGATGAAGCTTCTGGTTTATCAACATCAGCAGCGTCAAGAATCTTGAGGGCATCCCACACCTGTTAttggaaaagattaaaaaaaaaaaaaaactttctagGTATGGGCACTGAGTAACGGAGTACCCAGGATAAGTAATAGTAGTAGTCTTATCAGGAGCAATAGTAAGAGCTAGCAGTTAAACACTACttataatagaaaaaaacaaaaaagagctAGCAGTTAAACATACAAATGAGATCACCTCTTTGTAGGACAAGGAATGATGCCGAGCAATGATgtgattcaactttttcttgaGTGATTTGCCTCCTAAATTTTGTGCATCAGCATAATAGTTGTTCACATCCTCACAAGCATATGTAAAAGAAGGAGCTGGATAATCAGAGGCTTCTGCAACAAGATTCAGGCAGAACAAGTAAAAGGAGATAATCCGAGAGGTCCATCTCCACGAGTTATTTAAGCTAAACCACATAGAATCCCATAGGCCCCTGAAAATAAGGTTTTATTAGAATTTTCATATCGATTTGGGTTCAAGAACCATCAACAAGTTACAGTTTGATAAGAatggaagtgaagggtctctaGTTTGTCTTGTTAACATCCTTtctattagttattatttaggTCATGTGACTAGCAAAAATTTTGTAAGAGTTTGATGGTAGAACCTATTTGTTATATATGGGTGATGAAAGGCTGAGATTCTATATATACTAACGGCTATAATGGATAAACTTGCTCGAGTTATTAcacaatattttcttaccaaTTTCATATAAGTTCATGAGATATGAATATTTCTTGGGACTCGGAGGTCGTAAGCAACGTTGTATGGTAAGCGaaccctttctttcttttcttttattttttattttatttttttccttttttgtgacATAAGCGACCTTTTCTTATCCATCTAATTCATAAACTTGTTCGAGCGTTATAGGCAAACTTGTTCTAGTCGCGGATACAGATTTATCTTTTGTTATTCCAACATCGATGTTTTTCTAGGTTTGTTATGATCTTTTGTCGTGTTCCTTTTGTTAAGATTATTAATCAACCAAGTTTTTCCAAGGGGGAAAACAAACGGATAGAGGCATTTCATCTAACACTTTAAGTGCGCTATGAAAAGCCATTGCTGAAAAGCCTAAAGAGTATGTATTGGAGTCTTGTCTTGAAGAGATGAACTATAATGCTAACCTGGAAAGGGTTTTGGAAACCCAATTACGTTCCAAGGTTGGCCTGGTAGGATGGACAGTTCTGGTCTCGAACTTGGATCCACGGGTTCGAAATTGAGAAAGGTTACTTTCGAGCCGCCGGTGGCTAGAAGACGGCATACGTCTCAGCTTACATGTCCGCACCGCCACGGCGTAGGATTTAACCAAATTCAATCTGCCGTCGATAAGGACAGGAGACTCCATGTTTTGGAGGTCTCCTTTCTCTCCTATATGTACTTTTTAGCTCCTCTCCTTTCCGCAATAAGTAAGGTTACTCGAGCAGTATGGTGTACAAAGCTTGCGCAGGTTTTCGAAGTTGTATCGGTTTTCCATGCGGTCATTTTCTAAAGAATAGATATAAATAAAAGTCACTATTAGAAGTATTCATTTTGCacatataatgtgatattatttagACTATATATCTCCCTAAATGAGTATTGAAAACAATCAATTAGAAGCAGTTATACAGTGAGTacaaagtgtgcactgctac
This genomic interval from Juglans microcarpa x Juglans regia isolate MS1-56 chromosome 4D, Jm3101_v1.0, whole genome shotgun sequence contains the following:
- the LOC121261117 gene encoding extracellular ribonuclease-like, whose translation is MESPVLIDGRLNLVKSYAVAVRTCKLRRMPSSSHRRLESNLSQFRTRGSKFETRTVHPTRPTLERNWVSKTLSRGLWDSMWFSLNNSWRWTSRIISFYLFCLNLVAEASDYPAPSFTYACEDVNNYYADAQNLGGKSLKKKLNHIIARHHSLSYKEVWDALKILDAADVDKPEASSGIIEIYSLRVVPKRLAGKPEGWNREHLWPRSYGLTDGPSLTDIHNIRAADVNVNSSRGNKYYGQCNANSTNCLRPANKEAAMDTETDKERWAPPVKVRGDIARALMYMAVCYGFHQRGGGLDLRLSDSPSIGKREMGLLSTLLEWNEVDPPSREEKLRNERICRFYQHNRNPFVDHPEFANLIWKHAVPSRQSSNIPSLTKRSHNTKNAREFRTISP